A region of the Methylomagnum ishizawai genome:
CTTGACCTTGACCCAGAGTTGCAGGAACACCTTGCCCTCGGTCAGGCGCTCCAAATCCTGGCGGGCGCGTTCGCCGACCTTTTTCAGCACTTCGCCCTGCTGGCCGATGACGATGGCTTTCTGGCCTTCCCGCTCCACCCAGATCAGGGCGGCGATGCGGGTCAGCTTGCCCTCGGTCTGGTATTGCTCGATCTCCACGCTGAGGGCGTGGGGCACTTCCTGGCCCAGCGACCTGATCAGTTTCTCGCGGATGATTTCCGCCGCCAGGAACCGGAGGCTGCGGTCGGTGAGTTGGTCCTGGTCGAAGATCGGTTCGCCCTCGGGCAGGAGTTCCATGATCTTGTGTTCCAGCGCGTCCAGGTTGTGGCCGCGCAGGGCCGAGGCCGGGATCAGGGCGGCGAAGGGATGGCGTTGCTGGGCGCTCTCCAGGAAGGGCAGCAGGGCGGCCTTGTCCTCCAGCCGGTCCACCTTGTTGATGACCAGGATCACCGGGGCGGCGGAGGTTTTGATGCGTTCCAGCACCAAATCGTCCTCGGGCAGCCACACGGGCCGGTCCACGATCCACACGATCACGTCCACATCCAACAAGGCCGTGCCCGCCGTGCGGTTGAGGTAGCGGTTCATGGCCCGCTTCTGGCTGGCGTGGATGCCGGGGGTATCGACGAACACCGCCTGTCCCGCCTCCGTGGTCTTGATACCGTGGATGCGGTGGCGGGTGGTTTGCGGGCGGCGCGAGGTGATGCTGATCTTCTGGCCGATCAGGTGGTTGAGTAGGGTCGATTTGCCCACGTTGGGGCGGCCCACCAGGGCGACATAACCTGCTTTCATGATTTGAATCCGAAGTCCTGGACCAATTTGGCCAGCATTTTCTCGGCGGCTTGCTGCTCGGCTTTCTTACGCGAGGAGCCGGTACCCTCGCAGGTCTCGGCGGTCAGCGCGATGCGGCATTCCACCACGAAGGTTTGGTCGTGCGGTTGGCCGACCACCGATTTGAGGATATAGACCGGCAATTCCAGGCCGCGGGCCTGCATGGCCTCCTGGAGCCGGGTCTTGGGGTCTTTCTTCCAATCCTGCACCGACAAGGCGTCGATCTGCTCGGCGAATTGGTTGAGGATCCAATGGCGGCAGGCGTCCATGCCCTGGTCCACCAGCAATGCGCCGATCAAGGCTTCCAGGGCGTCGGACAGGATGGAATCGCGCCGGTAGCCGCCGCTCTTGAGCTCCCCCGAACCCAGGATCAGGTAGTCGCCCAGGTTCAACTTGCGGGCGAGGTTGGCGAGCGAGGTCTGGTTGACCAGCATGGCCCGCAACCGGCTGAGGACGCCCTCGTCGGCGTCGCGGAACTTGCCGTACAGGCGTTCGGCGATCACGAAGCCCAGCACCGAATCCCCGAGGAATTCCAGCCGTTCGTTGTTGTCCGATTCGGCGCTGCGGTGGGTGAGGGCGCGTTTCACCAGCAGCGGGTTCCTGAAATGCAGGCCCAGTTTCCTGGCGAGTTTTTCCGGCTCTTGGATCAACGTGCGGCTACCTCGATGGAATCGTCGAAATGGGCGACGATATCGATATTGCCCATGATGGGCTGGGTGACATCATAGGCGATTTGTATCGTCATACCGGAACTGTCCTTGGTGATATAAACATTATCCTTGGTGACGCTGTTGATCATGTCGATATCCCAGTGTTTTGCCAAGCTGGCGAGGACTTCCTGCTTGGACCGCGTCGCCAAGTCGGGATCGCTTTTCAAGGATTGCAGGGAAGCGACCACTTTGTAATGGTCCAGGTAAATCGGGCCGATCTTGATAATCAGCATCGCGAAAAAACCGACCAAGCACATCAGCAGCACGAAGCCGAGGAAGGTCATACCACCTTGGCGGACGGGAGTTTGATTCATGGCCTATGCCCCTGGATTTATGGTGATTACGAGGGCGCTCCCCCGGTCTGGGAAGTCCCTGGATTATTTTAGCGAGGTGCCGATCCGGTTGAAGGCGATGCCGCCGTCCCAGCTCATCCAGATGAAGAAGGCTTTGCCGACCAGGTTGGCTTCCGGCACCGTGCCCCAAAACCGGCTGTCGTTGCTATTGTCGCGGTTGTCGCCCATGACGAAGTATTGGCCTTCCGGCACGGTCCATTCGCCTTCCTTCGCGGCGGGTTCGCCGACCCGCGCCAGGATATCGTGGGTGACGCTGCCCAAATCCTCGCTGAGCAGGGTTTCGCCGCCCCATTGGCTACCCGCCTGGCTGCCTTCGTAGACGCCCAGCGCGGTCTGCTTGACCGGCTCGCCGTTCACATACACCTGTTTGTGGACATAGCCGATGCGGTCGCCGGGCAGGCCGACGATGCGCTTGATGTAATCCATGGTCGGGTCTTTGGGATAGCGGAACACCACGATATCGCCCCGCGCCGGTTGGCCCATCGCCACGATCTTGGTGTTGATGACCGGCAGGCGGATGCCATA
Encoded here:
- the rnc gene encoding ribonuclease III; amino-acid sequence: MIQEPEKLARKLGLHFRNPLLVKRALTHRSAESDNNERLEFLGDSVLGFVIAERLYGKFRDADEGVLSRLRAMLVNQTSLANLARKLNLGDYLILGSGELKSGGYRRDSILSDALEALIGALLVDQGMDACRHWILNQFAEQIDALSVQDWKKDPKTRLQEAMQARGLELPVYILKSVVGQPHDQTFVVECRIALTAETCEGTGSSRKKAEQQAAEKMLAKLVQDFGFKS
- the era gene encoding GTPase Era, with the protein product MKAGYVALVGRPNVGKSTLLNHLIGQKISITSRRPQTTRHRIHGIKTTEAGQAVFVDTPGIHASQKRAMNRYLNRTAGTALLDVDVIVWIVDRPVWLPEDDLVLERIKTSAAPVILVINKVDRLEDKAALLPFLESAQQRHPFAALIPASALRGHNLDALEHKIMELLPEGEPIFDQDQLTDRSLRFLAAEIIREKLIRSLGQEVPHALSVEIEQYQTEGKLTRIAALIWVEREGQKAIVIGQQGEVLKKVGERARQDLERLTEGKVFLQLWVKVKENWSDDERALRSLGYAE
- the lepB gene encoding signal peptidase I; translated protein: MDFDFSFFLVLATLVTGVVWGGYLLMLRAQGVEPPPPEQQPWPVEYARSFFPIVLIVLLLRSFLVEPFRIPSGSMMPTLLVGDFILVNKFTYGIRLPVINTKIVAMGQPARGDIVVFRYPKDPTMDYIKRIVGLPGDRIGYVHKQVYVNGEPVKQTALGVYEGSQAGSQWGGETLLSEDLGSVTHDILARVGEPAAKEGEWTVPEGQYFVMGDNRDNSNDSRFWGTVPEANLVGKAFFIWMSWDGGIAFNRIGTSLK
- a CDS encoding DUF4845 domain-containing protein encodes the protein MNQTPVRQGGMTFLGFVLLMCLVGFFAMLIIKIGPIYLDHYKVVASLQSLKSDPDLATRSKQEVLASLAKHWDIDMINSVTKDNVYITKDSSGMTIQIAYDVTQPIMGNIDIVAHFDDSIEVAAR